From the genome of Solanum dulcamara chromosome 12, daSolDulc1.2, whole genome shotgun sequence:
TCCCTGAACCTCATAAATGAAATTCtactgaatatattattgttattgttataattAAGTACTAAAActttatatacaaatatataacatatatattgATTTGGTATAAATGCAGATAAATTGttatagattaaaaaaaaaaaaagaagccaaAGTCCCTACCAACAATACATTGTCTTTCATACTGATCAGGGATATTATATGCTCCTGAAATGTAGCTGACACAGGATGCTTCTCACTTCAATTGAGCCTACAATctcaaccaaaaattcaaataagGAATTAATATACAACTACAACTATATATAAAGTTTGtaaagaaaatgtaaaaaaataaattaaattaaattaaataaggtggagggtatttttataaacaaataatttagtttttgaaattatgcaataaatataattttgaatatgactAACCAAACAAGCAATAAAAACTATTCTCAGTATAACTAATTTCAACATAACTTATCCCAACATAATTAATTTCAGCATAACTTGTATCCAAATCAAATACGCCGAGTGTATTGTCAAATGAAGTTTCTTTATCAAATAAGTCGTTTTATGGGTTCACTAGCCGTTTGAGTGACGTTACTATTAGCTTCGATCTCAAGTGCTAATCTGTGGAGGCTTATGACCACCACAAATTGTTCTTTTTTCTatataaaaaagattttaaatatACATCAAGCCTTTGTAATGATACATATAAATAACACATTTAATGTAAATGAACTTTCATTCACAAATTCATAATAAAAAGCATCACAAGTTTAAattcatatcaaattaaagtaataCAAACTCTTATATAATAACTTGAAGTCTTGAACGTTACAATTCTTTAAATCCTTAGAAATCTAAAATGGTTCcatatatcaaataaatatttaaaaagtattATGCATTTGTCTGATGACTTGAGTTGCTGCCACCTTATCTTTTATTAAAGATGAAGTAAGTTCAATCTTCACATCACTAATTAAGGTGAAGCAATGAGTACTTTAAATGTGATTAAATAaacatatatgatatatacatatccTTATACGCCTTGATCCAAAAAgaaatttcataatttaatttacCAAATGAACCTTTGGCTTTTATAAAGATTTAAAAGATTATGGATAGGAAATATTTATTTCGATAATGGTCAAACATTATATTGCGAATGAAAAAGTTTAAGAAGCGGTAGATAATTGTATTTTCTCCTATAAACATAAGACATCAATTATACAAACTTATTTCATCTGCTTTGAAAATTTCACTATATAAAACTTACAATAGAAAAAGACaattaggaaaaaaattaaacacaagAATTCCATAATAAATAGAGATAAATGTCAAAACACAcctaaattatcttttttttttgagtttcatacttaCACTATTGGGAGTgcgagtttcatacctaaattatcacttattagtttgaaaagTACACATTTCTCTTCTATTCCACTCTCAGGTGTGTGTACTACGCTCTCTTtttcatatataaaaaatttatgacatcacactccacatagacaaaaaattaaataaattattaaaattaattaaaattaaagattaaagtattactacccctaaaaaaattataaaataaaatataaaatatttttcttctcccACTCcgtcactttctctcaccataacCCCACCCCccaaccaattttttttagttttactttttattttttaaatttcttttataattttttttaaaaaaaatcttacttcAAACACCCCCCCCCttcccttcaaataataatttagatattattttaattttttttaaaaaatttttaCTCCGCCCCAcctaaaaaaatgtataaaaaaaaaataagagtgGAAGGTTAGATGGGGtgggtataatttatttttttaaaaataaaaatatagcatttaaaaaaataaaaataataacatttttttcagGAAGGAGTGAGGGAGGaggtgaagtatgaatttttaaaaaatattttataaacgaaatgtaaaaaaaaataaaaggacgggGGATTGTGAGGGGAGGGGGGCAAGTGGTGGAAcgagtgagaaaaatattttaaatgccATTTGGATGAGAATActcaaatttcttttttaaggGGATATACTTTAGTCTTTgacttaactaatattaatagtttatttttttcaaggtggaataatttattcatttggAATGCCATGTGACaaggttttttcaaaaaatagagagagtagagagagtgtattacacaaactaataagtaatagtttaggtatgaaactcacacttccaatagttcagatatgaaactcaaaacACGGGGATAATTTAAGTGTGTTTTTCACACTTTATCTCTAATAAATATGACTATTGATCATGCATCTAACGTATGTTTTGaagtacatacatatataaatagataaatagagaataaaaatatttgattgacCGACATAAAAGACATCCATGTAGTAATAATTGTAACAAACCTGATTTCTTCACTATATTAATAAGAGAATTGGAATGTGATTACAATTTTAGATTCGTGAATAACAATACTCAAATTACTGAATtacaatgaaaatattgaaataacaAAGTAACTTAGATAGATATAAAAATGGGATGAGAATATTAGATTCTAGAAAGAAGATGGGAAGAACAGACAATTTCTTCACAATTGGCATAAACCATTCTTTCTCATCCGTCGTCCTTTTAGCTAGTTGTTAATTGGGCCTGGGTCCCTAATCAATCTTTGCAAAGGCCTTCCAATTCTCTTGCTTCTTCTCATCCCAATAACTAGTTGTGTGACATCTGTGTAGGTATCGACATTGGGCCAACAATACTCCTGTCCTCAATAAGAACCTTGTCCTCAAGGTTCGAGTCAAGAACAATGTTAGTAGCGCGCACCCCACCAATTGTAGCCAAGAGAAACTGTGCAGTGTTGGCAAAAATAAGATGTGATCTTGTATAAATCTTGCAATAGCCACCAACCTGGAAACAACATAAAAGATAGTCCGCTCATTACCACAACCCTCGAGTGCAGACAAGCTTTTTCCAAACACAACTGTAGTGTAAGTTGTAGCATCCATGATTTGTGTAGCACATGTAACATCAGTTGTATATTCAAATGGAGAACAAACGACCCAAAAAGCAACCAAGCCACTGATATGTGCCATTTCCGCCAGGAGAAAAACTTTTTGCTTGTTACATACCTTGTGGAGACGTGCATAATAATAGTGACGAGCAGAAGCACTTGCATTAGTAATAATAAACTTTGGTCTAAACAATGTGGCAGAGTTCTCCAGTTGTTTGCAATCAATATAACCAGTGCTCACATCAACTTTTCATGACACGGTCTTGAAAAAATGTGAGACACTAAAAGACTTTACCATGTCAGTGTGATAAACATGCGCAATATGTCGACTCTGATATGGTCTTTTGACCATGCCAACATACTCATTTCCTCCATAGTACTGTGTACTGAGACGCCCTCCTCTGTAGGCGATGGTAACTAGTGACATCAAATTTACTAGAGGGTTATGCTCAAGACCCCTCCATTGCCTAGCTTTCtttaagtataaaaatataagcACAATCTGAATGAATGTGTTCAAATAGTGCATTCCACTGCTTTATCCATATATGTTGCACTAAACTTACGTGATTAAGTGCTAAGAAAAACTCCAAGGAACTACTAAAATGTTCAGATGCATCAGTGCCTACATGTTGCCGCCCAAGACCACAAACTTGTTCACCCCACAATGTAACTactaaaaaataagaataaacgAAACTACTATTTTGAAACATATTCTCGTTGGCACCACAGGATAGAGTAATATCATATATACCAGGATCAAATGGACAATTTGCAAAGGTAAGAGAAACAACGAAACCTGGTGAGGAATAAGAATAAGGTTGAAGAGCCATGCTCCAGCCAGAATCCCTGTTTGGCGAAAGGCTGTATTGAGCCTTAGTGAAAATATTGCACACAAAACGGTATGTCACTGCAATTTTTGCGTCAAGAAGGAATCTTTTGATACATGTTCTCCAAACATCCTCCGTCGCCACGTCACCAAAAGCAACCGAGAAGGCATCCAGCACATCATCTTTGTTGACCAGAATATTGGGAATCTACTCCGAATATCGTGCAGAAAATACCTCAAGCAACCCATGTATTTTCTCTTTCCTACCAACCTCTCTCGATTTAGACAacaaaaaataaggaagactttGATCTTGTCTGGTATCAATCCAAATGCAATAATTCCACAAGGTTAACATAATTAACTTATCATGATCCAAGTTATCCGAAGCGACACAAAATACAGAGTTTCTTGTAACTCTAAGGAATGTGGTAAGTAAACGAGAGCCAGGATCAAATGGAAACGCTAATCCGAATTGATCTTGTGGAAACATAAGCAAAGTTAAGATAAGTGAAGCATGACCAAGTCTACTAAAGTGACCAGTTATACCTCTGTTTATAAGTTGGTAATATCTGCAGGTTGAAAGCATTCTAGACATCTCCTCCGAGCATCGGACTATCCCAAGTCTATGTAGCATATTAAACATGGCAAAGTCACTGAATCTAGAAAATGTAGAATCAATCCATAATGGAGGTATTCCCACAAATGCAAGAACCAGTTGTCTTATTTCATTTGCAATGGTAAAaatttcttcttcctcctcattGTTGTCTTCATTTCCAACATCAGTAGCATAGTCATTTTCCTCAATAGTAGCTGTGGTCATTGTAAGCACCTTGTGTGATTCTAGAATAACATCCTTAGACCCAACGAAAAATTCATTGAACAACTTGTGTGCCTCATTGTTGTTGTATACAAGTGGCTCACTAAAGTATTATGGAACTGGGAAGTCCGCCTCCTTTTTGGTTATTTCATTCTCAACGTCTCCAATAATATCAGATGTCTTATCTAACTTTTCACCAAACACTTGGTGGGCAGAGTTCAGTTTGCTGTAGTCCAACCGTGCATTCAAAGATTGAGGCGGGCGCGAGTTAGCGATAGTGTACCATGACGGAATAGTTGCAGCACGTGCCTGATAATCATTCCCTGTGGTTAATATATTGAAATAACAAATTAACTAAGACAGATATAAAAATGGAATGAGAATGTTAGACTCTAGAAAGAAGATGGGAGTAACAGATAATTTCTTCATAATTGACATAAATCTTCTTTCTCATTCATCGTCTttttagctaattgctaattggGCCCAAGTCACAAATCAACCTTTGCAAAGGCCTTTCAATTCTCTTGCTTCTTCTCGACCCAATAACTAATTGTTTGACATCGTATaggtaggggtgtacatggatcgggttggttcggattttttacaaaccaaaccaaactatttgtgtcgggttattaaatctataaaccaaaccaaaccaaaccaataaaagtcgggtttttcgatatcaatttttttcgggtttttcgggttttttcgagttttttttggtttctcgggtttttcatagtatctaataaaaaacacagAGCAGTAGagcttttttttgtatattatttagatgagcttttcaaattcaaatttaaatgtaagaaagaaaataaaaattatgaaaaattttaaaaaaatatttataaattacattttaataaatatttttatgtataacataatttaaaagtagtatatctataatcgggttggtttgggttcggtttgactttttttagttaaaaccaaaccaaccctataatggtcgggttttttttccaaacaccaaaccaagtcaaaccaaatcactagtcgggttttttttccgattttgttcggtttatcgattttgtgcggtttatcgatttgccctgtacagccctacgTATAGGTATCGACATTGGGTCAAAGCTGATTCATAACAATAATCAATAGTACCTATTCTAGATGATTTATAACCAGTAAAAATTATGTCCAATAAAAtatcattatataaattaaaatgaaaaaaatattataattatatatctaTATTCCCTATACCGCGCATCTCTAAACATATAAGCTTCAGCCACAAAGGAAAAGAATCGAGAAGTAAGTACGTTATCTAGAGCGAGTGATTTCCAGTACctcaattaatatattttatacacATTTTCCATGTTAATCCATTATTCAAAATACAAGATCTACTCATCAAAAGCTTCTAGGTTCATTCGAACCTATAGATAATCTATTGATATGCGCTTAGagacaaatttaaaatttaatctctgtgaatttaattttaatattttattattgaaCCTATTATATTTTAGGATTAGAGTTTCCCTTTTGTTATTCGACGAGGAgcattttttctctctattaaAAATTGGGCAGCTTTAAACCCTCGTCGTAACAACAGGGGGCATTTATATCCTTAAAGGATCGTTTGATTGGAAATAAGTTATTTCAGGATAATTAATTATCTTTGAATTAGTTATTCTGggataaaatagaaataaattatTCACCATGTATATGAAATAGCTTATCCATCATTAtgatataaataatgaaataaattattccAAACTTGTCAATTAAACAAGAcaccaaaattttatctttaaattatttatatttatcccTTACCTCAAACGACTCTTGATAGACTAATTCACTGTTAATTCCTAATaagaaaaattcatattttatttttatatatatcttgAAGTTTTTCTTGAGTTCGGATCCACCCTGTGGGTCCCACCATGATagactaaatatatataattatgcatTTGCCACGTGTTCTTAGAGGAGGAAGAGAGTACTCCACTTGTTATAATAATAATTCTGTACagatatttttttgta
Proteins encoded in this window:
- the LOC129876911 gene encoding uncharacterized protein LOC129876911 — encoded protein: MNEKEDLWNDYQARAATIPSWYTIANSRPPQSLNARLDYSKLNSAHQVFGENEPLVYNNNEAHKLFNEFFVGSKDVILESHKVLTMTTATIEENDYATDVGNEDNNEEEEEIFTIANEIRQLVLAFVGIPPLWIDSTFSRFSDFAMFNMLHRLGIVRCSEEMSRMLSTCRYYQLINRGITGHFSRLGHASLILTLLMFPQDQFGLAFPFDPGSRLLTTFLRVTRNSVFCVASDNLDHDKLIMLTLWNYCIWIDTRQDQSLPYFLLSKSREVGRKEKIHGLLEVFSARYSE